CGATGGCGCGGAGCCGGGTCAGGCGCAGATAGGCCCGTTGCTGTGCGGAGACGATCTCGTCCGCCAGTTCGTCCGTGGTCGCCATCCAGACCGCGCCGAGGTCCAAGGTCTCGGCCACCGTCGCGCCACCCCCATCGCATCCGAGTACCCGGTCGCCGCCAACCATCGATGCCGGCTGCCGGTCGGGACCGGTCCCGCTCTCGAACAGGTACGACGAGGCATGCTGCGGGCCGCTGATCTGACCGTCATCCACAAGTTATCCACAACCTGTGTGTACTGCTGGCTGCGGATCCCCGTCGCCCGCCGAAGCTGCCCCCCGCCGATCCGGCGTCGTTCTGGATCACCACTGCGGGCAGCCGCGCTGGCCGCCCGATTCGTACCGATAAAGCGGTGCCAGGTGCTGCCTGATGCTTGACCGGCAAACGCGCACGCTAACAGCGTCGTCCACCCCCGTTCAACCGGCGGCCCGTGGTTGCCGTTGTCGGTGACGGCAAAACCGTCCAGGTGCCGGGAGTCCGCGACCGGCACGGGGCTTTGCTGGGCGGGAGCTTGCGACCGGCACGGGGCTTTGCTGGGCGGGAGCTTGCGACCGGCACGGGGCTTACAGATTGACCGGTGAGAGGTCGGCGCGTAGCCTCATCGGGCCCTGCTAGCGTCCTCTGATAAGCTGCTCTTCGTGTGCTGTGCCCTGAGTAGCTGCTGGGTGCCAGGAGACCAACCGCGTCACGAGATCGAGCGGTCACGAGATGTCGAACGTCGAGAGACATAGAGAGATCAACGCAGAGGAATCCTGGGCACCTCAGCAGTAGCGATGGGCACACCGCCGCACACAGCTGGCTGAACGGTCGTCGCCGGGCACCGCGATGGTGGGGTGCCGTCACCGGTGGGTCGACCAGTAGCCTGCCTGACCACCGACTCCGGGCTGCCGGCCTGGGGCACACCCTGACGGAGAGTCTGACGTGAGCAAGCGCACCTACCAGCCGAACAACCGTCGGCGTGCAAAGACCCACGGCTTCCGGCTGCGCATGCGTACCCGCGCCGGCCGCGCCATCCTCTCCACCCGCCGCGCCAAGGGCCGCGCCCGCCTGTCGGCCTGACGGCCAACGCCGGCGTCGCGGGGATGTAAGCGCCATGCTGGCCGCTGCTCAGCGCGTACGGCGTCGTTCTGAATTCACCGACGCCGTACGCGCGGGCCGTCGTGCCGGGCGCGGCGCGGTCGTCGTACACCTGATGGTTCCGGCCGACGCCGCCCAGCCCGTCGACGCCGACGCCGGTCTGGCCGACGCCGACCGACGGCCGACGCCGACCGCGCGCGCTGGTTTCATCGTGGCCAAATCGGTGGGCCACGCGGTGACCCGCAACACGGTACGTCGACGGCTACGCCACCTGGTCCGACACCGGCTCCCGCAACTTCCCCCCGGTGCCACCCTGATCGTCCGGGCGCTGCCCGCCGCTGCCAACTGCTCTTCCGCCGAGCTCGCGGCAGATCTGGATGCCGCACTCCGGGCCGCCGCCCGCCCGGGCCGCTCCACCTCGACCGGCCGCCGATCGACGTCGGCCCGTTCCCGACGTCGCGGCACTGAAGCCAGCAGGGAGACCGGATGAGCGACGAGTCCGCTCCGCCTCGTCCTACGACACCGGGTGGCCGCCTGCTGACAGCAGCCATCGTCGCGTACCGTCGTTGGATAAGCCCGGCTCTGCCGGCTCGCTGCCGCTTCTACCCGTCGTGCAGCGCTTACGCCCTGGAGGCGGTGGCGCGGCACGGTGCACTGCGGGGGATGGCGTTGGCGGTCTGGCGGCTGCTGCGCTGTCATCCCTTCCACCCCGGTGGATATGACCCGGTACCGATGCCGGGCGGCCGCCGTGCCGATGTGACTGGAGCCCCGAATTGAGTCTCGACTGGATCTACTGGGCGATCTCGTGGATCCTCCTGTTCTGGCACTCCGTCTGGGACCGGATCGGCGTGCCGTCGCGCGAGGTCCTCGGCACCAACTGGTCGTGGATCCTGGCGATCGTCTTCCTCGTGGTCACCGTACGGGTGATCCTCTTCCCGATCTTCGTGAAGCAGATCAAGTCCCAGCGGGCCATGCAGGCGCTTCAGCCCAAGGTCAAGGAGCTGCAGGAGAAGCACAAGGGTGACCGGGAGACGCTCCAGAAGGAAATGATGGAGCTGTACCGGACGGAGAAGGCCAACCCGCTGATGGGTTGTCTGCCGATGTTCCTGCAGATCCCGGTCTTCCTCGGGCTGTTCCACATCTTGCGGCGGCTGAACCCGGAGCGGACCAGCAACATCGACATCTACGGCTGGTCGGCCGAGCAGTTCTACGACGCCTCCCGGGCCAACCTGTTTACTGCCCCGATCGCCAGCAAGTTCGGCTCCACGGCTGAGGAACTCGCCGCGATGGGAGCCAACTCGGTCACCGTCAAGGTGATGGCGGGTGTGCTGGTGCTCGTCATGATCGCGACCACCTACCTGACCAGCCGTCAGATGATCCTCAAGACCGGCTGGGCGGAAGACCCGCAGCAGCGGATGATCCAGCGTCTGATGCTCTACGGCATCCCGGCCTCGCTGTTGATCTCCGGCGCGATCTTCCCCATCGGTGTGATCATCTACTGGGTGGTCAACAACCTCTTCACCCTGGTTCAGCAGCAGTGGGTGCTTCGGAAGTTCCCGCCGCCGCCCACCCCGGTCGGCAAGAGCGGCAAGCCGTCGGCCGCCAAGCCGACCGGGCGGCCGCCGGCCCGCTCCGGTGGCGCGGCCGACCGCAAGTCGGAGACCAAGGCGAAGCCGGCGAAGTCGGCCGGGATCTTCGCCCGGGCCAAGGCCGACAACGCCGCGCCCGAGCCGGAACCGGCTC
The sequence above is a segment of the Solwaraspora sp. WMMD406 genome. Coding sequences within it:
- the rpmH gene encoding 50S ribosomal protein L34; translated protein: MSKRTYQPNNRRRAKTHGFRLRMRTRAGRAILSTRRAKGRARLSA
- the yidD gene encoding membrane protein insertion efficiency factor YidD produces the protein MSDESAPPRPTTPGGRLLTAAIVAYRRWISPALPARCRFYPSCSAYALEAVARHGALRGMALAVWRLLRCHPFHPGGYDPVPMPGGRRADVTGAPN
- the yidC gene encoding membrane protein insertase YidC, with the translated sequence MSLDWIYWAISWILLFWHSVWDRIGVPSREVLGTNWSWILAIVFLVVTVRVILFPIFVKQIKSQRAMQALQPKVKELQEKHKGDRETLQKEMMELYRTEKANPLMGCLPMFLQIPVFLGLFHILRRLNPERTSNIDIYGWSAEQFYDASRANLFTAPIASKFGSTAEELAAMGANSVTVKVMAGVLVLVMIATTYLTSRQMILKTGWAEDPQQRMIQRLMLYGIPASLLISGAIFPIGVIIYWVVNNLFTLVQQQWVLRKFPPPPTPVGKSGKPSAAKPTGRPPARSGGAADRKSETKAKPAKSAGIFARAKADNAAPEPEPAPVREALKPKPGAKPVNPKKRRPAKRPG
- the rnpA gene encoding ribonuclease P protein component is translated as MLAAAQRVRRRSEFTDAVRAGRRAGRGAVVVHLMVPADAAQPVDADAGLADADRRPTPTARAGFIVAKSVGHAVTRNTVRRRLRHLVRHRLPQLPPGATLIVRALPAAANCSSAELAADLDAALRAAARPGRSTSTGRRSTSARSRRRGTEASRETG